In Deinococcus sp. QL22, the following are encoded in one genomic region:
- a CDS encoding S8 family serine peptidase, with the protein MRKNTPHNLRRNLPKSLGVLALTGLLAACSQTNLEASVPAPVASAPAVIGELAQNGPLKYIKNELVVGYADAASLQAAATALKGQVVATIPEIKVALIRVQGDALKQTKAAMRLSGVRYAAVNDVATPPELISGVQPASLTPLAASADQIFDELPQYALDPRHLNAKVAWDAGLTGKGVKVAVIDDPGDVSHPDLNPNWEGKAFDPLQNKTYTNATDWVNYFKKPENSHGTFVASSIVAVKDGKGIVGLAHEAKWMPVVMFNPGGYSSFNIALGAIWATNNGARVINNSWGGGVSFGPVKDAFDYAMSNGTTIVASMGNSYHDEFQYPAALPGVMASGALDGSNRKVTFSTSGRHISSSAPGQDTILANPTWLWGSNPAKPQTHQLISGTSFSAPYTAAVAALALQKCPAATPYQVRRILETTANGAIGSNPTGFDRDTGWGALNAGKLAQTLTDCAALPAKGANVYINVKYANGSGTQPGELVDVILRGQGMRAGATDDPTPLYLTPTDAAGDARFSEIAPGTYDLYVAGADLSITGGKTEDRGTFVGTLTATSGSTYFTPDRKNIILTANGPDFNPVDPYEPNDTPATAKTIAYGQTTDTAYIFGKPKDLDYFKFTGAAGDQIKAEMLAAGQLGGSLDSYLYLVGPDGVTVLAENDDRGTPRIDSDSEVNFTLTAAGTYYLIATSFTITEGQNDDSPFNKYKLKLTKTN; encoded by the coding sequence ATGCGTAAGAACACTCCGCACAACCTGCGACGGAACCTTCCCAAATCACTCGGCGTGCTGGCCCTGACGGGACTCCTGGCCGCCTGCTCGCAAACCAATCTGGAGGCCAGTGTCCCGGCTCCGGTGGCGTCTGCCCCGGCTGTCATTGGTGAACTGGCCCAGAACGGCCCTCTGAAGTACATCAAAAACGAACTGGTGGTCGGGTACGCCGACGCCGCCAGCCTTCAGGCCGCTGCAACCGCGCTGAAAGGCCAGGTCGTGGCCACCATTCCCGAAATTAAAGTGGCCCTGATCCGCGTGCAGGGCGACGCGCTGAAACAGACCAAGGCCGCCATGCGCCTGAGCGGTGTGCGCTACGCCGCCGTGAACGACGTGGCGACCCCACCCGAACTCATTTCTGGCGTGCAGCCTGCCAGCCTGACCCCACTTGCGGCCAGTGCCGATCAGATTTTTGACGAACTGCCCCAGTACGCCCTCGATCCCCGGCACCTGAACGCCAAAGTCGCGTGGGATGCGGGCCTGACCGGGAAAGGCGTGAAAGTCGCGGTTATCGACGATCCCGGCGATGTGTCTCACCCCGACCTGAACCCCAACTGGGAGGGCAAGGCCTTCGATCCGCTGCAGAACAAGACCTACACCAACGCCACCGATTGGGTCAACTACTTTAAGAAGCCTGAAAACTCGCACGGCACCTTCGTGGCGTCGAGCATCGTGGCTGTCAAAGACGGCAAAGGCATCGTGGGCCTGGCTCACGAAGCCAAGTGGATGCCCGTCGTGATGTTCAACCCCGGCGGCTACAGCAGCTTTAACATCGCGCTGGGCGCAATCTGGGCCACCAACAACGGCGCGCGCGTCATCAACAACTCCTGGGGCGGCGGCGTGTCCTTCGGGCCAGTCAAGGACGCCTTCGACTACGCCATGAGCAACGGCACCACCATCGTGGCCTCCATGGGCAACTCTTACCACGACGAATTCCAGTACCCCGCCGCCCTCCCCGGTGTGATGGCCTCGGGCGCACTCGACGGCAGCAACCGCAAAGTGACTTTCTCGACCAGTGGACGGCATATTTCGAGCAGTGCCCCCGGTCAGGACACCATTTTGGCCAACCCGACCTGGCTGTGGGGCAGCAACCCCGCCAAACCCCAGACCCACCAACTGATCTCCGGCACGTCGTTTTCTGCGCCCTATACGGCAGCCGTGGCCGCTCTTGCGCTGCAAAAGTGCCCCGCCGCCACGCCCTACCAGGTGCGCCGAATCTTGGAAACCACCGCCAACGGCGCGATTGGTTCCAACCCCACCGGCTTTGACCGCGATACGGGCTGGGGCGCACTGAACGCTGGCAAACTGGCCCAGACCCTGACCGACTGCGCCGCGCTGCCCGCCAAGGGCGCAAACGTGTACATCAACGTGAAGTACGCCAATGGCAGCGGCACCCAGCCCGGCGAACTCGTCGACGTGATCTTGCGCGGTCAGGGCATGCGGGCCGGGGCCACCGACGACCCCACGCCGCTGTACCTCACGCCCACCGACGCCGCTGGCGACGCCCGCTTCTCGGAAATTGCGCCTGGAACCTACGACCTGTACGTGGCCGGAGCCGATCTGAGCATCACGGGCGGCAAGACTGAAGACCGGGGAACCTTTGTGGGCACCCTGACCGCCACCAGCGGCAGCACCTACTTCACCCCTGACCGCAAAAACATCATCCTGACGGCCAATGGGCCCGACTTCAATCCCGTAGACCCCTACGAGCCGAACGATACGCCTGCCACAGCCAAGACCATCGCCTATGGTCAGACCACCGATACGGCCTACATCTTCGGCAAGCCCAAGGACTTGGACTACTTCAAGTTCACGGGCGCTGCGGGCGACCAGATCAAGGCAGAGATGCTGGCCGCAGGACAGTTGGGCGGCTCGCTGGATTCCTACCTGTACCTCGTCGGCCCCGACGGTGTAACGGTGCTGGCTGAAAACGATGACCGCGGTACGCCCCGGATCGACTCGGACTCCGAAGTGAACTTCACGTTGACGGCTGCGGGAACGTACTACCTCATCGCCACCAGCTTCACCATCACCGAAGGTCAGAACGACGATAGCCCCTTCAACAAGTACAAGTTGAAGCTGACCAAGACCAACTGA
- a CDS encoding carboxypeptidase-like regulatory domain-containing protein: protein MALKPISIGSALLLGTLLIGCSPTDPVPTGDTTPPTVSLSAALAAVAQGASTTLTATATDNVAVTKVEFYNGTTKISEDDTAPYTAVVTVAGTTTYNAVAYDAAGNKGAATTSVNVAAGTGLVQGTVVDQNIGAPVAGSTITVMQGSTNLGTFTSGADGSFTLAGLPAGSYDLKARKAGHAGSDLYGVVVSDGAATSVSLVQRPAFDTSATTNPATLILTRGDGSTPLAGATFDASTGIDFKVVSAPDSDHVGPVRRVFVQLGRTPGTPGVTSSTTAAAYTFDPQQNMPKVVDSGPVTVGTATSVPNFTAGFGSAAGETVYLTVMSVDYNYNYSRYVVPIKLINTSATAANTVEAPTRAAATAYTLKQEGSWTTPFSTPTPDAAPSGSGVFVEVRWCYTNVTATAKPFAFEIERSSDGTTFTKIGTVGGNSSATCSATNQQTRPFNFRDTSADLTVGKTFTYRVLARGANSVASNTTQTTPLAQFTPTFIGPADESTGVSITPTFVMGQNQTAIGADGAGYNLRLRDLMTLSGYNLPGASASALIRVEEGTGATGNGIPAGDSLVFLSSGSLLGKPAAGSVLTDTSGTYDATKPNLFPVNTAAHTVSIPLVELTGAPLQTLRPYKWEMYSGFAYKYAPAEGNRISAYSVYTWADGTVAPINQTRPVNLNWDFITGEK from the coding sequence ATGGCCCTGAAACCGATCTCTATTGGCTCAGCACTCCTGCTCGGTACTCTTCTCATCGGGTGTAGCCCCACCGACCCTGTACCGACTGGCGATACCACACCGCCCACCGTGAGCCTAAGCGCTGCACTTGCAGCAGTGGCCCAAGGCGCAAGTACCACCCTGACCGCCACCGCCACCGACAACGTGGCCGTGACCAAGGTGGAGTTCTACAACGGCACCACCAAGATTTCGGAAGATGACACCGCGCCCTATACGGCTGTGGTGACTGTGGCGGGCACCACGACCTACAACGCCGTTGCCTACGACGCAGCGGGCAATAAAGGTGCGGCCACCACCAGCGTGAATGTGGCTGCTGGAACGGGTTTGGTGCAGGGCACAGTGGTCGACCAGAACATCGGCGCGCCCGTGGCAGGCAGCACCATTACGGTCATGCAGGGCAGCACCAATCTGGGCACCTTTACCAGCGGTGCAGACGGCTCCTTTACGCTGGCCGGGTTGCCCGCAGGCAGCTACGACCTGAAGGCCCGCAAAGCCGGACACGCAGGCAGCGACCTGTACGGCGTCGTGGTCAGCGATGGTGCGGCGACTTCCGTGTCGCTCGTGCAGCGCCCCGCCTTCGATACCAGCGCTACCACCAACCCCGCTACGCTGATCCTGACCCGCGGCGACGGCAGCACACCGCTGGCCGGAGCTACGTTTGATGCCAGTACGGGCATAGATTTCAAGGTCGTGTCGGCCCCCGATTCCGACCATGTGGGGCCAGTGCGCCGCGTGTTCGTGCAGCTTGGACGCACTCCCGGTACTCCCGGCGTGACTTCCTCCACGACAGCCGCTGCCTACACCTTCGATCCTCAGCAGAACATGCCCAAAGTCGTGGATTCCGGCCCAGTCACGGTGGGCACCGCCACCAGCGTTCCTAACTTTACGGCGGGCTTCGGCAGCGCGGCGGGCGAAACCGTGTACCTCACGGTCATGTCGGTGGACTACAACTACAACTACTCGCGCTACGTGGTGCCGATCAAGCTGATCAATACCTCGGCTACGGCGGCCAATACGGTAGAGGCTCCCACGCGGGCCGCCGCCACCGCCTACACCCTCAAGCAAGAAGGCTCCTGGACGACGCCCTTCAGCACGCCCACACCCGACGCGGCTCCCAGCGGCTCCGGCGTGTTCGTGGAAGTGCGCTGGTGCTACACCAACGTGACCGCAACGGCCAAGCCCTTTGCCTTCGAGATCGAGCGTTCCAGCGACGGCACCACCTTTACCAAAATTGGCACCGTGGGCGGCAACAGCAGCGCCACTTGCTCGGCCACCAACCAGCAGACCCGGCCCTTCAACTTCCGCGATACCAGCGCCGACCTGACGGTGGGCAAGACCTTTACCTACCGCGTGCTGGCGCGTGGAGCCAACAGCGTCGCCAGCAACACCACCCAGACCACGCCGCTGGCCCAGTTCACGCCGACCTTTATCGGGCCTGCTGACGAGTCTACCGGAGTGTCCATTACCCCCACCTTCGTGATGGGCCAGAACCAGACGGCCATCGGGGCCGACGGCGCGGGTTACAACCTGCGTCTGCGCGACCTGATGACCCTCAGCGGCTACAACCTGCCCGGAGCGTCTGCGTCTGCCCTGATCCGGGTAGAGGAAGGCACGGGCGCCACCGGGAACGGCATTCCCGCCGGAGATTCGTTGGTGTTCCTGAGCAGTGGTTCTCTGCTCGGCAAGCCCGCCGCCGGATCAGTGCTGACCGATACTTCAGGCACCTACGACGCCACCAAGCCCAACCTGTTCCCGGTGAATACGGCGGCCCACACGGTCAGCATTCCGCTGGTAGAACTCACGGGCGCGCCCCTGCAAACGCTGCGGCCCTACAAGTGGGAAATGTACTCCGGCTTTGCCTACAAGTACGCGCCCGCCGAAGGCAACCGGATCTCGGCCTACTCGGTGTACACCTGGGCCGACGGCACGGTGGCTCCGATCAACCAGACCCGCCCCGTCAACCTCAACTGGGACTTTATTACGGGCGAGAAGTAA
- the tsaD gene encoding tRNA (adenosine(37)-N6)-threonylcarbamoyltransferase complex transferase subunit TsaD — translation MNAVPPSANPATNLAAAPRYILGIDTSCDDTGVGVVELLNGGGVRVRANRIWSQQVHAQYGGVMPELASREHVERIDEIMGAALAEAGLSVGDIGAVAATSGPGLVGALLVGLMYGKGVAQALGVPFFAAHHLEGHIFAAASEEALQAPYLALVVSGGHTHLFDVPEEGKYVLVGATRDDAAGEAFDKIARLAGLGYPGGPAISEAATRGNPDAVPFKEPLQGQKGFEFSFSGLKTAALLAHKAGAKPEDLAASFERAAVRFLVKTTVRAANAHGRGTVVVSGGVAANRALRAAFAATDLHAVFPGAGLNTDNGAMIALAGAAALHAGRPPSALDAGAEAYAPLAKLLAQA, via the coding sequence ATGAACGCCGTGCCGCCCTCCGCCAACCCTGCCACCAATCTTGCCGCCGCTCCCCGCTACATTTTGGGTATAGACACCTCCTGCGACGATACGGGCGTGGGTGTGGTGGAATTGCTGAACGGGGGCGGCGTGCGGGTGCGGGCCAACCGGATTTGGTCGCAGCAAGTTCATGCCCAGTACGGCGGCGTGATGCCCGAACTCGCCAGCCGCGAACACGTGGAGCGCATAGACGAAATCATGGGCGCGGCGTTAGCAGAAGCGGGTCTGAGCGTGGGTGACATCGGCGCGGTGGCAGCCACGTCCGGGCCGGGCTTGGTGGGCGCGTTACTGGTCGGTCTGATGTACGGCAAAGGCGTGGCGCAGGCACTTGGCGTGCCGTTTTTTGCCGCCCACCATCTGGAGGGCCATATTTTCGCGGCGGCCTCAGAAGAAGCGTTGCAGGCTCCGTACCTGGCGTTGGTGGTCAGTGGGGGCCACACCCATCTGTTCGATGTGCCCGAAGAGGGAAAGTACGTTCTGGTGGGGGCGACCCGTGACGACGCGGCAGGCGAGGCCTTCGACAAGATTGCGCGGCTGGCTGGCCTCGGCTACCCCGGCGGCCCGGCCATCAGCGAGGCGGCCACGCGGGGCAACCCTGACGCCGTGCCCTTTAAGGAACCGTTGCAAGGCCAAAAAGGATTTGAGTTCAGCTTCAGTGGCCTGAAAACTGCCGCGTTGCTGGCTCACAAAGCCGGGGCCAAGCCCGAAGATCTGGCCGCCAGTTTTGAGCGGGCTGCCGTGCGCTTTTTGGTAAAAACCACCGTGCGGGCCGCCAACGCTCATGGGCGTGGCACAGTGGTCGTATCGGGCGGAGTGGCGGCCAACCGTGCCCTACGCGCCGCATTTGCTGCCACTGACCTCCACGCCGTGTTCCCTGGTGCAGGCCTGAATACCGACAACGGCGCAATGATTGCGCTGGCCGGGGCCGCCGCCCTCCACGCGGGCCGCCCCCCAAGTGCGCTGGATGCTGGAGCAGAAGCCTACGCACCGCTGGCAAAGCTGCTTGCACAAGCATGA
- a CDS encoding barstar family protein yields MINVFNAPPEGIQTAPHDMRIIAAGYQVSVREVDLTRVRDKDSLMLAFLRGLGLTQTFGHNWDALFDVLTDPEARPARFALVLCDYDHFRKRHAKLNAELEAVLLDAQRSAAEVGRQFWVLAEEPEHQLRRW; encoded by the coding sequence ATGATCAATGTGTTCAATGCCCCACCTGAAGGCATCCAAACCGCTCCACACGACATGCGAATTATCGCCGCCGGGTATCAGGTGTCGGTGCGCGAGGTCGACCTGACCCGTGTGCGCGACAAAGACAGCCTGATGTTGGCCTTTTTGCGCGGGCTGGGGCTGACCCAGACGTTTGGGCACAACTGGGACGCCCTGTTTGATGTGCTGACCGACCCCGAAGCCCGCCCCGCCCGCTTTGCGCTGGTGCTGTGTGACTACGACCATTTTCGCAAGCGGCACGCCAAGCTGAATGCCGAGTTGGAAGCCGTGCTGCTGGACGCTCAACGCAGCGCCGCCGAGGTGGGCCGCCAGTTCTGGGTGCTGGCCGAAGAACCCGAACACCAGTTGCGCCGCTGGTAG
- a CDS encoding ribonuclease has product MNVRRWWIGLGLSLTAGLSACSPQDGAAQTQQTQSQSTPSRSTQPRTDPESGLPFIAVAALPREGQQTLRLIDQNGPFPYSKDGASFGNREGILPRQTRNYYREYTVKTPGESDRGARRIVCGGVRTLTECYYTADHYAFFQRIRP; this is encoded by the coding sequence GTGAATGTTCGCCGGTGGTGGATTGGTTTGGGGTTGTCGCTCACAGCGGGTTTGTCGGCCTGTTCGCCGCAGGACGGCGCAGCGCAGACTCAACAAACGCAGAGCCAATCAACACCATCCAGATCAACGCAGCCACGCACCGACCCAGAGAGTGGCCTGCCCTTCATCGCGGTGGCTGCCTTGCCCCGCGAGGGCCAGCAAACCCTGCGCCTGATTGACCAAAACGGCCCTTTTCCGTACTCCAAGGACGGCGCGAGCTTTGGCAACCGCGAGGGAATTTTGCCCCGGCAAACGCGCAATTATTACCGGGAATACACCGTCAAAACGCCGGGAGAAAGTGACCGGGGGGCGCGGCGAATCGTGTGTGGGGGCGTCCGGACCTTGACCGAGTGCTACTACACCGCCGACCACTACGCTTTTTTTCAGAGGATTCGGCCATGA
- a CDS encoding heme-dependent oxidative N-demethylase subunit alpha family protein — MTSRSPTLYRPFLSGKYTVSAGLYRLGVQPVPFVGLDAAEVVEAHTFALDDTYPAFVASKTAAHARALHEYAGEAGLTPALRGAALAFVARTLAAESKGCMIWDGRHFSNGALGWRAALDLERGTVESLTKASGPLSHLVAHIQPISALDFLALNAPEDLALLARQPATGADFLAAVHVMSPQHWHPLDKLGRDFTFVHAPVAGSDPLNATALRLVDAVISRGPFVRFAWGVAMSDRLDHHPAAPPDADRAHATAFDPGRAFLRVERQTLTGFPTAHGALFTIRPLIYPLRQAVADPAHARALAAAHRSMTPEQVEYKGLTALLPELLGWLDEQAQVNGS, encoded by the coding sequence GTGACCTCCCGTTCACCCACCCTCTACCGCCCTTTCCTCAGCGGTAAATACACTGTGTCGGCGGGCCTGTACCGCCTTGGCGTGCAGCCTGTGCCGTTTGTGGGTCTGGACGCGGCAGAGGTTGTGGAGGCCCATACCTTTGCGCTGGACGACACCTACCCGGCGTTCGTGGCGAGCAAGACGGCGGCCCATGCGCGGGCCTTGCACGAGTACGCGGGAGAAGCGGGCCTGACGCCTGCGCTGCGGGGGGCGGCGTTGGCATTTGTGGCCCGTACACTGGCTGCCGAGAGTAAGGGCTGCATGATTTGGGATGGACGGCACTTCAGCAATGGCGCGTTGGGCTGGAGGGCGGCGCTGGATCTGGAACGCGGAACGGTGGAGAGTCTGACCAAAGCTTCCGGCCCGCTCTCGCATCTCGTCGCCCATATTCAGCCCATTTCAGCCCTAGATTTCTTGGCCCTCAATGCCCCCGAAGACCTCGCCCTCCTGGCGCGGCAGCCGGCCACAGGGGCGGATTTCCTGGCTGCCGTGCATGTGATGTCGCCGCAACACTGGCATCCGCTGGACAAGCTGGGGCGAGATTTCACCTTCGTACACGCCCCGGTGGCGGGCAGCGACCCCCTGAACGCCACCGCGCTGCGCCTCGTGGACGCCGTGATTTCGCGGGGGCCGTTCGTGCGCTTTGCGTGGGGCGTGGCGATGAGTGACCGCCTTGATCATCATCCCGCCGCCCCGCCCGACGCAGACCGCGCCCACGCCACCGCCTTCGACCCAGGCCGGGCGTTCTTGCGTGTAGAACGGCAAACGCTGACCGGATTTCCTACCGCACATGGAGCGCTGTTTACCATTCGGCCCCTCATCTACCCGCTGCGGCAGGCAGTGGCCGACCCCGCCCATGCCCGTGCGCTGGCTGCCGCGCACCGCTCCATGACGCCGGAACAGGTGGAGTACAAGGGCTTGACGGCGCTCCTGCCAGAATTGCTCGGTTGGTTGGATGAGCAGGCTCAGGTCAATGGGAGCTAG